The Anabaena sp. WA102 genome contains a region encoding:
- a CDS encoding transposase — protein sequence MRLKNFPEVVKTILKPLPKKDYPVLDTFSFVSVWLQYVMDKSIVSMRDLFQRLNNQGIDLKISNFSKASKKRDTQVFLEIITELNNQLRKKKGKEETQALFPIDSTIITLTSKLLWSQGYHQVKLFCGLDSLTSEVGGMVIHFGQGHDHKYGQETVEAIPSKGVGIMDRGFASSERISELKQQKNKAFVLRIKNNVTLEMLENGNCKVGKDEREVEIRVVAFCDIETKSEFRLATNLLNEGEEQVSNQEIMEIYIQRWQIELLWKFLKMHLKLDRLMTKNENGIRIQIMCCLIAYLILQLIEIPQEFGKTLLDKLRYLQSYMCQEISYVHWFRKLIWIR from the coding sequence ATGCGCTTAAAGAATTTCCCAGAAGTGGTCAAAACAATATTGAAACCATTGCCCAAAAAAGATTATCCAGTTCTGGACACATTTTCATTTGTATCAGTGTGGTTACAGTATGTCATGGATAAAAGTATAGTGAGTATGAGAGATTTATTTCAAAGACTAAATAATCAAGGGATAGATTTAAAAATATCAAATTTTTCCAAGGCAAGTAAAAAGAGAGATACTCAAGTATTTTTGGAGATAATAACTGAATTAAACAATCAACTGAGAAAGAAAAAAGGAAAGGAAGAAACCCAAGCATTATTTCCTATAGATTCAACAATTATTACATTAACAAGTAAATTATTATGGAGTCAAGGATATCATCAAGTAAAACTATTTTGTGGGTTAGATAGTTTGACATCAGAAGTTGGTGGAATGGTGATTCATTTTGGGCAAGGACATGACCATAAATATGGACAAGAAACAGTAGAAGCAATTCCGTCAAAAGGAGTAGGGATAATGGATAGAGGATTTGCATCCTCCGAAAGAATATCTGAATTAAAACAACAAAAAAATAAAGCTTTTGTCTTAAGAATTAAAAATAATGTCACTTTAGAAATGCTAGAAAATGGTAATTGTAAAGTTGGCAAAGATGAAAGAGAAGTGGAAATTAGAGTAGTAGCATTTTGTGATATAGAAACTAAGAGTGAATTTCGTTTAGCAACAAACTTATTAAATGAAGGAGAAGAGCAAGTTAGTAATCAAGAGATTATGGAAATTTACATACAAAGATGGCAAATTGAATTGTTATGGAAATTCTTAAAAATGCACCTCAAGTTAGACAGACTTATGACAAAGAATGAGAATGGAATTAGAATTCAGATAATGTGCTGTTTAATCGCTTATTTGATATTGCAACTAATAGAAATACCGCAAGAATTTGGCAAAACTTTATTAGATAAACTCCGTTATCTTCAGTCCTATATGTGTCAGGAAATAAGTTATGTTCATTGGTTTAGAAAACTTATTTGGATAAGATGA
- a CDS encoding tetratricopeptide repeat protein, producing the protein MAKHQSKQHSQPQVSSTETKVAENSFQKQLQELLNQKKYRQALEEIKKNQRLHPNIEFTPPESEIWLLRGQQEFQKQDFKQAEKSFARALEFGLVGEVHYWQAKCLLELKQLDAALKLLRNAFEAGTLPKDYSISYLKLLFLKGDTATVEQLIQEQSKRFSANQLHWVRGVLALKNGQPETALTSFQKIKRAVTDGDLPIAWIVYTQQVIGNWDAAASLLGLKSLSYGQPKYLEHPILERLAIFQHGRTEQKPFQFINSRTTVDKNSQQALAILRMLQLIDQGNHHDAAHLLLKMERRSPRFPELESLRPLLLTLAGQQALNQGEPSCAELFWQPLLTEQPFNPQLAINLLEVFDANDHDQERSRLLTRFLKWLEQEAKRNPQEWPAQRLKLTQAHLHCWMADAYIAIDRDRAALGSVQQAERICPTSPEVRGRKGLIEAGGENYDEAIALLTQALENGCRYGEVYQTLLHCWKKLDNKQAFNEARRKFGKHFGDLNLEPEVETLPWIDALSTLSYPLFSRFVETEDPTDPPIRACQIFVNAVQSPPNSGGRVSLDQKAAAQVWDNLLQRLAGEEQISVLQAIALSIQLFAKREKGIAALISQYQQKLINLSIEYPEARVANLIILAVKENGSKKLEIPVRSYLDTMPQPGNAVANIQLQARRFGEIKTLVPFLDEALRREPQNPLLLLARATTYHVDHPNYEQLKQQGFELARRLQDAKALQAFREEQAFVNDRETQSAMPDADEFDNLDMSDMNDLLEGMIKKLFGNKMSPAEFERMLPELKKMMLNNMPDFSDDDDEDEEDEEDGIDLDFIFRNSSPSKKRKGRKKAGFQELL; encoded by the coding sequence GTGGCTAAACATCAGTCTAAACAGCACTCACAACCACAGGTCTCTAGTACAGAGACAAAAGTTGCGGAAAACTCCTTCCAGAAGCAACTGCAAGAATTGCTGAACCAAAAAAAATATCGGCAAGCATTAGAAGAAATCAAGAAAAATCAGCGATTACACCCTAATATTGAATTTACACCCCCAGAATCAGAAATTTGGTTGCTACGGGGTCAGCAAGAATTTCAGAAACAAGATTTTAAACAGGCAGAAAAATCCTTTGCTCGCGCTCTAGAATTCGGTTTGGTGGGAGAAGTTCATTACTGGCAAGCTAAATGTTTATTGGAATTGAAGCAATTAGATGCGGCATTAAAATTACTCAGAAATGCTTTTGAGGCAGGTACTCTACCAAAAGACTACAGCATCTCCTACCTAAAACTCTTGTTCCTCAAAGGAGATACCGCTACAGTTGAGCAATTAATTCAGGAACAATCTAAACGCTTTAGTGCTAATCAACTCCACTGGGTACGAGGTGTTCTGGCACTCAAAAATGGTCAACCAGAAACAGCTTTAACATCTTTTCAGAAAATTAAGCGAGCCGTCACCGATGGAGATTTGCCCATAGCTTGGATCGTTTATACTCAACAAGTCATAGGTAATTGGGATGCTGCGGCCAGTCTTTTGGGGCTGAAATCACTTTCATATGGTCAACCAAAGTATTTGGAGCATCCAATTTTAGAGCGATTGGCGATTTTTCAACATGGAAGAACAGAACAAAAACCCTTCCAATTTATAAATTCACGAACAACAGTAGATAAAAATAGCCAACAGGCATTAGCGATATTGCGAATGTTGCAACTGATTGACCAAGGTAATCACCATGATGCCGCTCATCTGCTATTGAAGATGGAGCGACGTTCCCCACGCTTTCCAGAACTAGAAAGTCTCCGTCCACTGCTGCTTACCCTAGCCGGACAACAAGCACTAAATCAAGGAGAACCAAGTTGTGCTGAACTATTCTGGCAGCCTTTGTTGACAGAGCAACCCTTTAACCCCCAATTGGCAATCAATCTCTTAGAAGTTTTCGATGCTAATGATCATGATCAAGAACGTTCACGCCTGTTAACACGGTTTTTGAAGTGGTTAGAACAGGAAGCAAAACGAAACCCTCAAGAATGGCCTGCACAAAGATTGAAACTGACCCAAGCACATCTCCACTGCTGGATGGCAGATGCTTACATAGCAATAGATCGTGATCGGGCCGCTTTGGGATCTGTGCAACAAGCAGAACGAATTTGTCCGACATCGCCAGAAGTGCGGGGACGCAAGGGATTAATTGAGGCAGGAGGCGAAAATTATGATGAAGCGATCGCACTACTTACCCAAGCATTAGAAAATGGATGTCGGTATGGAGAAGTTTATCAGACGCTGCTGCACTGTTGGAAGAAACTAGATAACAAACAGGCATTCAATGAAGCTAGGCGCAAATTTGGTAAGCATTTTGGCGACTTGAATCTTGAACCTGAAGTAGAAACATTGCCTTGGATAGATGCGCTCTCTACGTTAAGTTATCCCTTATTTAGCCGTTTTGTGGAGACAGAAGATCCCACAGATCCGCCTATCCGTGCCTGTCAAATATTCGTGAATGCAGTTCAAAGTCCGCCCAATTCCGGAGGTCGGGTGTCATTAGACCAAAAAGCCGCAGCCCAAGTATGGGACAATCTCCTCCAAAGATTAGCAGGTGAAGAACAAATTTCCGTATTGCAAGCGATCGCTCTTTCTATTCAACTCTTCGCTAAACGGGAAAAAGGCATCGCCGCTTTAATAAGTCAGTATCAGCAAAAGTTAATCAACCTATCCATAGAATACCCAGAAGCCAGAGTTGCCAATTTAATTATCTTAGCCGTCAAAGAAAATGGTTCCAAAAAACTAGAAATTCCCGTGCGTTCTTACCTCGACACCATGCCCCAACCGGGCAATGCTGTGGCAAATATTCAACTTCAAGCCCGCCGTTTTGGCGAAATTAAAACCCTTGTGCCGTTCTTAGATGAAGCACTCCGTCGAGAACCACAAAACCCTTTATTGCTATTAGCTAGAGCCACTACCTACCACGTTGATCACCCAAACTATGAACAATTAAAACAACAGGGATTTGAATTAGCCCGTCGCCTACAAGATGCCAAAGCCTTACAAGCATTTCGAGAAGAACAGGCATTTGTTAATGATAGAGAAACTCAGAGTGCTATGCCAGATGCAGATGAATTTGACAATCTCGATATGTCAGATATGAATGACTTATTAGAAGGGATGATTAAAAAATTATTTGGCAATAAAATGTCTCCAGCGGAGTTTGAACGGATGCTTCCAGAACTCAAAAAAATGATGTTAAACAATATGCCTGATTTCTCAGATGATGATGATGAAGATGAAGAAGACGAAGAAGATGGAATAGATTTAGACTTTATCTTTAGAAATTCATCTCCATCTAAAAAACGCAAGGGTAGAAAAAAAGCGGGTTTTCAGGAATTGTTGTAA
- a CDS encoding DnaJ domain-containing protein, translating to MADYYERLGISPGATSAQIKAAYHAKLREFPAHTYPEEFKAIRGAYEALRKGETSQSEEFLKLRPLEAELNPEILKQLREKALAQLEVSLDDLIRATF from the coding sequence ATGGCTGACTACTACGAACGTTTAGGAATTTCACCAGGAGCAACCAGCGCCCAAATTAAAGCGGCTTATCATGCCAAATTACGTGAATTCCCCGCGCATACTTATCCAGAAGAGTTTAAGGCAATTCGAGGAGCTTACGAGGCACTTCGCAAAGGAGAGACAAGTCAATCGGAGGAGTTCTTGAAATTGCGTCCCCTAGAAGCAGAATTGAATCCAGAGATATTAAAACAGTTGCGAGAAAAAGCCCTGGCGCAACTAGAAGTTAGCTTAGATGATCTAATTCGTGCCACATTTTAA
- a CDS encoding nucleotide exchange factor GrpE, with translation MTTDKEALFANFLDYLQSEQLPPEYLGEPPSSAHAFDPYQMVSEWTALRHEVKQQGKLLHSTQDALVQALAVIRTEQEQMPIRLEEIQKQASGKFEQQQEKLLKDLLGIVDALDQACTYWQEELEALSTTSNSKPLIKKGFWEKLLDWINGNYTEFSEPEKLPMSESLTEIFTSNQQGVELIRRSLLEILKQRRIVPIVAQGKPFDSQTMYAVGRKSRADVAENTVIQEVIRGYLWGDRVLREAQVIVATQK, from the coding sequence ATGACAACTGACAAAGAAGCTTTATTTGCCAATTTTCTAGATTATTTACAATCAGAACAACTACCCCCTGAATATTTAGGTGAACCACCATCATCTGCTCATGCCTTTGATCCTTATCAAATGGTGTCCGAGTGGACTGCTCTCCGCCATGAAGTTAAGCAACAGGGTAAATTATTGCATTCTACCCAAGATGCTCTGGTACAAGCATTGGCGGTAATTCGGACAGAGCAAGAACAGATGCCAATACGTTTGGAAGAAATTCAAAAACAGGCATCGGGAAAATTTGAACAGCAGCAGGAGAAACTCCTCAAAGATTTGCTGGGTATTGTGGATGCTTTAGATCAGGCTTGTACTTACTGGCAAGAAGAACTAGAAGCATTATCTACTACCTCAAACTCAAAACCACTAATAAAAAAAGGCTTCTGGGAAAAGTTATTAGATTGGATTAATGGTAATTATACTGAATTCAGTGAGCCAGAAAAGTTACCAATGTCAGAATCATTAACGGAAATTTTCACCAGCAATCAACAGGGAGTGGAGTTAATTAGGCGATCGCTTTTAGAAATACTCAAACAACGCCGTATTGTTCCTATTGTCGCCCAGGGTAAACCTTTTGACTCCCAGACAATGTATGCTGTAGGACGTAAATCAAGGGCAGATGTCGCAGAAAATACGGTGATTCAGGAAGTAATCCGGGGTTATTTATGGGGCGATAGAGTCTTAAGAGAAGCACAGGTGATTGTAGCAACACAAAAATAG
- the cysE gene encoding serine O-acetyltransferase, which translates to MFSRLRADFRIIFERDPAARNWLEVLFCYPGLQALVFHRFAHWLRRLGLPFFPRLISHIARFLTGVEIHPGATIGKGVFIDHGMGVVIGETAIIGNYALIYQGVTLGGTGKESGKRHPTLGENVVVGAGAKVLGNIEIGDNVRIGAGSVVLRDVPSSCTVVGVPGRIIYRSGVRVAPLEHSNLPDSEAQVIRTLVDRIEALEEQIQALQTPAKTPVLVGKFLPEDELPKEHNFCNIRDKQIQEFFDGAGI; encoded by the coding sequence ATGTTCTCTAGACTCCGTGCCGATTTTCGCATCATCTTTGAACGTGACCCCGCAGCCCGGAATTGGTTGGAGGTTTTGTTTTGTTATCCAGGTTTGCAAGCCCTAGTGTTTCACCGCTTTGCACACTGGTTGCGTCGTCTTGGTCTTCCCTTTTTCCCCCGCTTGATTTCTCACATTGCCCGGTTTTTAACAGGTGTAGAAATTCATCCAGGGGCTACAATTGGTAAAGGCGTATTTATTGATCACGGAATGGGAGTAGTAATTGGGGAAACAGCAATTATCGGCAACTACGCGCTGATTTATCAAGGTGTTACCTTGGGGGGAACAGGTAAAGAAAGCGGTAAACGTCACCCCACATTAGGGGAAAATGTCGTGGTTGGTGCAGGTGCAAAGGTTTTAGGAAATATTGAAATTGGTGATAATGTCCGCATTGGTGCCGGTTCAGTGGTATTGAGAGACGTACCATCTAGTTGTACCGTTGTCGGTGTCCCTGGACGGATTATTTATCGTTCTGGAGTCCGGGTTGCACCATTAGAACACAGCAATTTACCAGATTCAGAAGCCCAAGTAATTCGCACCTTAGTTGACCGCATTGAAGCATTAGAAGAACAAATTCAAGCTTTGCAAACTCCCGCAAAAACTCCGGTTTTAGTTGGTAAATTCCTTCCAGAAGATGAATTACCAAAAGAACACAATTTTTGTAATATCAGAGATAAACAGATTCAAGAATTCTTTGATGGTGCAGGAATCTAG